A portion of the Toxoplasma gondii ME49 chromosome VIIb, whole genome shotgun sequence genome contains these proteins:
- a CDS encoding phosphomannose isomerase type I protein (encoded by transcript TGME49_260140) encodes MVRLSLPPWPSVFSFASAAFLGLGTRVFRSSSFPPNPAFAFSAQRTGSFHAFMVSQAAAKMQNSSESRSSNSTRDSPQTSELLRACCYTAPMAVQVSPFVQHYEWGMPASVSLVAKFAAVARRQEKAAAAGDAWDAILMEKNVPEGLRRRASTLEFSAIQSDTRPFAELWMGVHSSGPNRVIACFNDPVLAQKSAELAAWSSSLSHPTSPRQARDEEGGNIAEVPSRRPLKRRDSSEFRLSCLSRWLGKSQARESEATNNSSAPEPPLSRRRSLAEAFIGCPLPIFIAANPDFMGGQNKLPFLFKVLSVKKPLSIQSHPDRQLAEILHRQHPQHFPDTNHKPELAIAVGPFEALCGFRAVEEIVLFILHTPELKRVLGGDDFLREAGALELLEKQKFSRHSTLRSDSSARKELCDGDVLADPRGTQTSGDTAAGVPTPGARQEDRTALLKTLFSKVMHLPRETASAALEALVTRLQTSGDLPSGTSLSDSEQEALQTANNVAVRLHAAHGLDPGVFAAFFLNYAKLKSGDAIFIGPNIPHCYLSGHALECMANSDNVIRGGLTPKHTDIDLLCSSLRFDHQGSYLRVRPEILPASEPASESTDASNSGGQGDIAVYDPHVDGLSDFKVYKLRIKAGQKLDDCGRLLGGAPGLGLVLHCPFKTLLTIRRGRERVSVPLHFGEVVFISAGSSLVLETAPSEQCLDKNMESEFPSPAAEFSEVVDSQIDQLLLEEDRDSCILYLVSFSNRTAAEARNDL; translated from the exons ATGGTGCGGTTGTCTCTTCCACCGTGGCCGTCCgtgttttccttcgcttcggCAGCGTTCCTTGGGCTGGGTACTCGCGTTTTCCGGAGCTCTTCCTTTCCCCCGAATCCTGCGTTTGCCTTTTCCGCACAGCGCACCGGATCGTTCCACGCCTTCATGGTCTCTCAAGCGGCGGCGAAGATGCAGAATTCCTCCGAGTCGCGTTCCTCAAATTCCACGCGCGACTCTCCGCAGACCAGCGAGCTGCTTCGCGCGTGCTGCTACACCGCACCGATGGCAGTCCAGGTTTCCCCGTTCGTTCAGCACTACGAATGGGGCATGCCTGCTTCGGTTTCTCTAGTTGCCAAATTCGCTGCGGTtgcgcggagacaggagaaagctGCGGCCGCTGGCGACGCTTGGGATGCAATTTTGATGGAGAAAAACGTCCCAGAGGGTCTCCGACGTCGAGCGTCGACTCTGGAGTTTTCAGCGATTCAGAGCGACACTCGGCCTTTCGCAGAACTCTGGATGGGGGTGCACAGCAGCGGTCCGAACCGCGTAATCGCCTGCTTCAACGACCCGGTCCTGGCGCAGAAAAGCGCAGAACTGGCTGCGTggtcctcctctctgtcacACCCCACTTCCCCTCGACAagcgcgagacgaagagggtgGAAACATCGCAGAAGTGCCGTCGCGTCGCCCTctgaagagacgcgacagcAGCGAGTTCCGGTTATCGTGTCTAAGTAGGTGGTTGGGAAAGAGTCAAGCACGAGAGTCAGAAGCGACGAACAACAGCAGCGCCCCAGAGCCCCCCCTCAGTCGCCGCCGGAGCTTGGCCGAGGCGTTTATCGGCTGTCCGCTGCCGATCTTCATCGCGGCGAACCCCGACTTCATGGGTGGGCAAAACAAactccctttcctcttcaaGGTTCTCTCCGTGAAAAAGCCGCTGAGCATCCAGTCTCACCCTGACCGGCAGCTCGCTGAGATTCTCCACCGGCAACACCCGCAACACTTTCCAGACACAAACCACAAGCCAGAGCTCGCGATCGCCGTCGGACCCTTTGAGGCACTGTGTGGCTTCCGCGCCGTCGAGGAGATCGTTCTATTCATCCTGCACACTCCGGAGCTAAAGCGGGTGTTGGGCGGAGACGATTTCTTGCGCGAAGCCGGTGCGCTGGAGCTCCTCGAGAAACAAAAATTCAGTCGCCATTCTACTCTAAGGAGTGACAGCAGCGCACGCAAAGAATTGTGCGATGGGGACGTGCTAGCAGATCCCCGTGGCACGCAAACCTCCGGAGACACCGCGGCGGGTGTACCTACACCTGGAGCGCGGCAGGAGGACCGCACCGCGCTTCTTAAAACGCTGTTTTCAAAAGTGATGCATTTGCCGCGAGAAACTGCCTCGGCTGCGCTCGAAGCGCTGGTCACGCGACTGCAGACCTCGGGAGATCTTCCGTCTGGGACGTCGCTCTCAGACAGCGAACAGGAGGCTCTTCAGACAGCCAACAACGTGGCAGTTCGTCTACATGCAGCCCATGGACTTGACCCTGGAGTTTTTGCGGCGTTCTTTCTTAACTATGCGAAACTCAAGAGCGGCGATGCAATTTTCATCGGCCCAAACATTCCGCACTGCTACTTGTCCG GCCACGCGCTGGAGTGCATGGCGAACTCTGACAACGTGATTCGCGGAGGTCTCACGCCGAAACACACGGACATCGATCTGCTGTGTTCTTCCCTCCGCTTCGACCATCAAGGAAGTTACCTCCGCGTCCGTCCAGAGATTCTTCCTGCCAGCGAACCGGCGTCGGAGTCCACAGATGCTTCCAATTCGGGTGGCCAGGGAGACATCGCGGTGTACGACCCGCATGTGGACGGACTTTCCGACTTCAAGGTGTACAAACTCCGCATCAAGGCGGGTCAAAAA CTCGACGACTGCGGCCGCCTCTTGGGCGGTGCTCCAGGCCTCGGACTCGTGCTGCACTGCCCCTTCAAGACTCTCCTAACCATTCGCAGAGGACGGGAAAGAGTGTCTGTCCCTCTCCACTTTGGAGAAGTCGTCTTCATCTCTGccggctcttctctcgttctcgaGACG gcacCATCTGAGCAGTGTCTTGACAAGAACATGGAGAGTGAGTTTCCCTCTCCGGCAGCTGAATTTTCGGAGGTAGTCGATTCCCAGATTGACCAGTTATTGCTTGAAGAGGATCGAGACAGTTGTATTTTGTacctcgtctccttctccaatCGCACAGCAGCCGAAGCTAGGAACGATCTGTAG